The window CATGAGCAGTTCCATGACCAGCCGAATCTGGTCCCGCAGGATGAACACGGGGGTCACCACCGTGCGCAGGGGAATGGTATCGGGGTCCTTGCGGATACGGCTCAGATAGAGCCGTATGACATCCGCCTCGCGCCTGCCGTCGCCCAGCTTCCGGGCATACCCTTCGCGTATGGCGGGTTCCACGTCCGTGGATTCAATCTTGCGCAGCAGGTTCACTATGCGCCGCGCACGTTCCCGCTCCAGCGACATATCGTCCTGCGCCACCAGCAGATCCACCTTGGCGACGAATTTGCGCAGGCAGTCAAAATAGAAGAACACGGAAGGCGTGGACATGCCGGCCCTGTAGAACAGGCTGGGCGCAAACAGCTCTTTCAGGTCCCCCACGTGAAACGACATGGTGCGCAGTTCTGCGGAGGAGAACTTCTTCACCTTCTTGGCCATCATGCTGTTGATCGCAATCAGCAGAATGACGGCTGCAGGTTCGATAAGATCAAGGCGCTTGGTGATATTCCACAACCGCTTCAATCTTGTTTCGTCCTTTTCCATTTCCTCACGTACACGGGCGTAAAAGCTTGCCAGCGAATTGAGGAACATGCCTATGACAATCACGCCCAGAGTGGCTTCTGAAGCCACTATGCACTTGGCCAGCTGCGAGGCTGGCGTAATATCGCCATAGCCGAGCGTGGTGATGGTGATCATGGAAAAGTAGAAGGCGTCGAGCAGGCTGTGGCTCAGCTGCCTGAATTCCCGGTAGTGCAAAAAGTAGACGAGAGAATAGAAGCAGGCCGTGAACAGGTAGCAGAAGAGGATGAAATAGGGGCGCTGCCACAACCGCATGTCGGCATAGGCCTGCCGTTTAGCCTTGGCGAAGTCCATGGAAGATGCTCCCGCTCCCCTCTTTTCCCGCCCGAACAATTCGGCGGACCGGTACCGGAGAGCTGCCCTCATGGGGGCGTGAAGCGCAGGTATCCCACTTGCAGGGTTTCAGCAATCATCCCTCAGGATCTTTTCCACAACCATCCGCCTTTCCGGGACATTTTCTTCTGACCCGGACCGGAGACACTGCCTGTTATCGATAAGCGCCGGACCACTCCTGCCCGCCCCCGCATCCGCGGATATGAAAAAGCCCCCGTCTTTCAACGGGGGCCACGTATTCGGCAGGTTGCAACAATCCATGCCGCCCGACACATGCGCCTGGCAGCCTCAATGACGGAACCATGGGTTCCGCGAACAGAGGAACCCTAGGCGCCTACGGCTTTGTCGGTATCGCGGATATTACCCAGAATATGGTTGAGCGCCTCGGCGATCTCATCCGTAAGAATGGGCATGGTGCTCAACAGCTGCACCACTTCGGTCACGGTGGCATCTTCGGAAACGGGCAGGCCCGATTCGCGTGCAATGCGGATCAATTCATCTCTGTTGGCTTGGGTCATGGCAACAAACTCGCTTCTTCATGTGATCCCCGGTCCGGCATTCCTCTGCCAGACTGAAGATCCGTAATCCTTGCCGGAACTCATACGGCACGGGCATTGCCCGCCCTGCTGACTATT is drawn from Desulfovibrio mangrovi and contains these coding sequences:
- a CDS encoding potassium channel family protein; protein product: MDFAKAKRQAYADMRLWQRPYFILFCYLFTACFYSLVYFLHYREFRQLSHSLLDAFYFSMITITTLGYGDITPASQLAKCIVASEATLGVIVIGMFLNSLASFYARVREEMEKDETRLKRLWNITKRLDLIEPAAVILLIAINSMMAKKVKKFSSAELRTMSFHVGDLKELFAPSLFYRAGMSTPSVFFYFDCLRKFVAKVDLLVAQDDMSLERERARRIVNLLRKIESTDVEPAIREGYARKLGDGRREADVIRLYLSRIRKDPDTIPLRTVVTPVFILRDQIRLVMELLMELAELSEGVDRKAVA